The genomic DNA AGATGTTTGTACGCGTTGGATTCTAGGGATTCATTGTCGAGTGCATGGGCGCGAGAATATTCCAAATCAAGCGGGTGTGATTATCTCAAATCATCAATCCGCATGGGAAACGTATTTTCTACAGATTTTATTTGCGCCTCAATCGCAAGTGGCTAAATCCAGTTTATTGAAGATACCCATCTTTGGGTGGACCTTTTCTTTAATGAAACCTATTGCGATAGATCGTTCAAACCGCCGGCAAGCGATGGCTCAAGTTATCGAGAAAGGGTCGCAGAGAATTCAAGATGGTAGCTTTGTATTAATTTTTCCGGAAGGTACGCGTACCAAACCCGGCGCGCCATTGCCTTTTAGAAAGGGCGGTGTGTTATTAGCGCAAGAAGCAAACGCAGACGTGATTCCTATTTCGCACAATGCTGGAGAGTTTTGGCTAAATGATCGATTTGCTAAGCGCTCTGGTACGGTAGATATAATCGTACATCCACCTATTCACAGTACAGATAAAGACGCTGATGTATTGTTAAAAGAGGTTGAATCTACCGTGCTTTCGGGTTTAGAAACCATTTCCCAAAAACACCGGTAGCGTAAGTTTTAATTTAGAATGGCTTAAAAACAACTAAGGCGACAACGGCAAACAAGGCAAATGTTGGCGCCTCGTTAAACCAACGGAACCACCGATGAGAGCGCTCATTTCGGTCTTCTTTAAATTGAATTAATATTCGTCTGCACCAAAAATGATAAACCACAATTAGTGCAACCAGCATTAGTTTTACGTGCAGCCAACCTCCATTTAACCAACTTGGGTTTAGCCATAGCAAGGCGCTACCGCAAAAAATAGCGGCAATCATAGAAGGCGTCATAATGCCTCTATAGAGCTTTCGTTCCATCACTTTAAAGCGTTCTTTAGAGATACGATCTTCGGCACTGGCGTGGTATACAAAGAGTCGCGGCAAATAAAACAGCGCAGCAAACCAGGTGATGACAAAAATGATGTGTAGGGTTTTAAACAGCAAATAAGCCATTATTGAAGCTCTCCTTCGGAGGTGAGTACAGACGTTAGTTTTTGGCGTGTAACCAAGCTAATACGGAATGCATCTAAAGGCACCTGAATCGCAGCGACATCTTCCCCTTGGAAAATACGTATGCCTTCGAGTAAGGATGTGTCTTCAGATAATACGGTAATGCGGCTTCTTTCGGGTAATCCCAACTTTAAGAAACCATATAATGATTGTTGCTCAGATTCTTTTAGCCGCTGCCAAGCTTCGATGCGTTGCGTTAAAAAGTGGTGCGTGAGTATATAGCTGGCTTGGGTGTTGGTTCGAAATACAAACAGCTTTTGCCTGAGCGTGACAAGTTGTTCGATGCTTTCATCATCCATATCAATCGTGATGACATTGAATTGAATGGTCGCAATTTCCGTTAGATACCGGCTCGCTAATGCATTACGTAAAGGGTGCGTCGAAATATTCAATCCTCGGCTCGATAGCATTGTACGAAACACGGAAGGTTGTTGGAACAACACTTGGCAGGTTAAATTAGAGATAACCACCACGATCATGGCCGGGAACATCAATGAGGCATCTACTGAGGTTTCAATGACAGCAGTAATGGCCGCCAGAGGTGCATGAAGCAATCCGCTCATTAATCCAGCCATACCAAGCACAGCAAATAGCTCAATTGGCGTTTGCGACGGCAATAGACGCCCTACTAAAGCGCCCAAAAACAAACCCATCACCATAGCGGGTCCAACAATACCAGCGGGTATGCCTAAGCCGATGGCGGAACCCGTAGCGACCACCTTCGCGACGACGAGCATGGCTAATACCCACAACGCCATGTCGCCAGTAAGCACAGACGGTAAAGTATCAAAGCCGATCCCCAATGAAGCGGGAGCTAATAGCCCGCAAAAACCAGAAATTAGGCCGGCCATTAAAAAGCGTTTATGCACTTTCACGACATTTAAGGTAAGAAAGTATCGAATAACTTGGTGCAATAGCGCGGCTCCCAGGCCAGTCGCTATGCCTAAGACCAACAGCCAAATAATATCAATCGAGCTACCGGTAGGTATGCTGATTTCTAACAGGGCTGGGTGATCGCCGGTTATGTAGTGTGTAAAGACGGCCGCTGTAACGGCCGCGGCAATGATTGGGATAAAGCCATTTAAGCTGTATTCCATCAGCACGACTTCCATCGCAAACAACACA from Reinekea marina includes the following:
- a CDS encoding lysophospholipid acyltransferase family protein, with the translated sequence MILATIRTFIFYVIVVPFTFAWAAFFGLFAFIIPYPLRSKVVIGGWARFLDVCTRWILGIHCRVHGRENIPNQAGVIISNHQSAWETYFLQILFAPQSQVAKSSLLKIPIFGWTFSLMKPIAIDRSNRRQAMAQVIEKGSQRIQDGSFVLIFPEGTRTKPGAPLPFRKGGVLLAQEANADVIPISHNAGEFWLNDRFAKRSGTVDIIVHPPIHSTDKDADVLLKEVESTVLSGLETISQKHR
- the hemJ gene encoding protoporphyrinogen oxidase HemJ, which translates into the protein MAYLLFKTLHIIFVITWFAALFYLPRLFVYHASAEDRISKERFKVMERKLYRGIMTPSMIAAIFCGSALLWLNPSWLNGGWLHVKLMLVALIVVYHFWCRRILIQFKEDRNERSHRWFRWFNEAPTFALFAVVALVVFKPF
- a CDS encoding chloride channel protein, which translates into the protein MQRFTLSNIRARLLQSQALALLSLFGVITGLATGLVMAWFVFSIDIVTGLLDEGETTGFRGLNAIWRFSLPLIGAVILLVLFKLTHQKYHDVGISHVIDRLQRGRGKIPTGNTLFQFFAALIALGAGYSVGKEGPAVHIGSGIASKLGRSFYQTPSQLRLLTGCGTAAAISAAFNTPLAGVLFAMEVVLMEYSLNGFIPIIAAAVTAAVFTHYITGDHPALLEISIPTGSSIDIIWLLVLGIATGLGAALLHQVIRYFLTLNVVKVHKRFLMAGLISGFCGLLAPASLGIGFDTLPSVLTGDMALWVLAMLVVAKVVATGSAIGLGIPAGIVGPAMVMGLFLGALVGRLLPSQTPIELFAVLGMAGLMSGLLHAPLAAITAVIETSVDASLMFPAMIVVVISNLTCQVLFQQPSVFRTMLSSRGLNISTHPLRNALASRYLTEIATIQFNVITIDMDDESIEQLVTLRQKLFVFRTNTQASYILTHHFLTQRIEAWQRLKESEQQSLYGFLKLGLPERSRITVLSEDTSLLEGIRIFQGEDVAAIQVPLDAFRISLVTRQKLTSVLTSEGELQ